Below is a genomic region from Henckelia pumila isolate YLH828 chromosome 3, ASM3356847v2, whole genome shotgun sequence.
CGACTTCGTCGAGCTCCTGTTGTTATTAGAATATAAAACTGCTGACTTATTGTCACAATGTAACTTCAGTGGTCTGTCAATACCATCAACAATGCGCAGTCCCGTGACAAAATTTCGCAGCCATATTCCATGATTAGATGCCTCGTAACATGCAACAAACTCTGCTGCCATAGTGGAAGAGGCTATAAGAGACTGTTTAGCACTCTTCCAAGAAATGGCACCTCCAGCAAGGAGATAGATGTAGCCCGAAGTAGATTTCATACTATCTTGGCATCCAGCGAAATCGGAGTCAGTATACCCAATGATCTCAAGCTGATCCAACCTCCGATACATGAGCATGTAATCTTTTGTTCTCTGTAAGTACCTTAAAACTCTTTTGACTGCTTTCCAATGATCCATTCCTGGATTACTTAGATATCGACCCAACATTCCTGTCACGTATGCAATATCTGGACATGTACAGACCTGAGCATACATTAGACTCCCCACTGCAGATGCATAGGGAATCTTCTGCATTTCCTTTTCCTCAAAATCATTCTTGGGACACTGATTGAGACTGAATTTGTCTCATTTAGCCACAGGGGTATCACCTGGTTTACAATCTTGCATCCCATTTCGCTTGAGAACCTTCTCGATATAGCCTTTCTGTGATAATCCAAGCATACCTCGAGAGCTATCCcgatgtatctggatacccagtACAAATGATGCATCACcaagatctttcatctcaaaattCTTAGCTAGAAATCTCTTGGTGTCATGCAACATATCTATATCGTTGCTAGCGAGTATGATGTCATCAACGtataaaacaagaaaaatatgCTTGCTCCCACTGAACTTATGGTATACACAATCATCAACCAAATTCATCTCAAAACCGAACGAGATGATCacttgatgaaacttaaaataccACTGTCGAGATGCCTGCTTGAGTCCATAGATGGATTTTTTGAGTTTGCAAACCATATTATTTGTATCTTCAGACACAAAATTTTCTGGTTGCACCATATAAATCATTTCATCAATGTCACCATTCAAAAATGCTGTCTTAACATCCATCTGATGTAACTCAAGGTCGAAATGTGCCACTAATGCCATTATAATCCTGAAAGAGTCTTTCGAAGAAACTGGAGAGAAAGTCTCTttataatcaatgccttctttcTGTGTAAAGCCTTTTGCAACAAGACG
It encodes:
- the LOC140889661 gene encoding secreted RxLR effector protein 161-like, with the translated sequence MQKIPYASAVGSLMYAQVCTCPDIAYVTGMLGRYLSNPGMDHWKAVKRVLRYLQRTKDYMLMYRRLDQLEIIGYTDSDFAGCQDSMKSTSGYIYLLAGGAISWKSAKQSLIASSTMAAEFVACYEASNHGIWLRNFVTGLRIVDGIDRPLKLHCDNKSAVLYSNNNRSSTKSKHIDIKFQVVKERIPSGQLSIEHIGTNSMVADPLTKGLPPKLFHEHTARMGVVSIEDIQF